A single genomic interval of Candidatus Bipolaricaulis anaerobius harbors:
- a CDS encoding lytic transglycosylase domain-containing protein, with protein sequence MIGSLVLVGLLLGLAALLVGTDPPPAAVADYLRLQEARDRLPGSLSELASLADRDDGVGWQARVALGRWHLAHGAPALAVPILRSALALYPTSDLRADLARALEGAGRAAEARGEWEALLPHPDAVQAVLRLEGDPLRAAAALTKGGAPGEALTVLAAVGGTEAALERARALAALGRPKEALPEFERYLASIPGDRGVHLEYGRALERAGELDRALLAYRAAGAAGAYAAGLVLEAQGRAEEAIAAYRQSHEPEAKWRAGRLLEAQGRPRDAMDLYWELARGTSRVRDDAALRLYLLHRERGEATQAADAARLLSPALAWLAGVPAAPFATAADPLPSFPPAMALADALLSASPSGDGRQWAEVELAIAESRGSPADRLAIGEWHLRHGDWRAAFRVGSGVLPSVPSPRAYRLAYPLAWWDTVVHWAGEYGVDPYLVLAVIREESGFSPTAVSSSDARGLMQLLPSTARWIAEEKLTIPYREGDLFSPAVNIQLGTWYLGSLLRESGGDLAWAVAAYNGGPGNLRRWTAGGIASSADLPAHLRATETREYLGKVLTSWLTYRWLYGS encoded by the coding sequence GTGATCGGTTCGCTCGTCCTGGTCGGGCTCCTCCTCGGCCTGGCCGCCCTCCTCGTGGGGACCGATCCCCCCCCGGCCGCGGTCGCGGACTACCTTCGCCTCCAGGAGGCCCGCGATCGCCTCCCCGGATCGCTCTCCGAGCTCGCATCACTGGCTGACCGTGACGATGGCGTGGGCTGGCAGGCCCGGGTCGCCCTCGGCCGGTGGCACCTCGCCCACGGGGCCCCTGCCCTGGCGGTGCCCATCCTCCGCTCCGCCCTCGCCCTCTACCCCACCTCCGACCTCCGGGCGGACCTCGCGCGGGCCCTCGAAGGAGCGGGCCGGGCCGCCGAGGCGCGCGGGGAGTGGGAAGCGCTCCTCCCTCACCCGGACGCGGTCCAGGCCGTCCTCCGGCTGGAGGGCGATCCCCTCCGGGCGGCCGCCGCTCTGACGAAGGGAGGGGCTCCGGGCGAGGCCCTGACCGTGCTCGCCGCGGTCGGGGGGACCGAGGCCGCGCTCGAACGGGCGCGGGCCCTCGCCGCCCTCGGCCGGCCGAAGGAGGCGCTCCCGGAGTTCGAGCGGTACCTTGCCTCCATCCCCGGGGATCGCGGGGTCCACCTCGAGTACGGCCGCGCGCTCGAACGGGCCGGGGAGCTGGACCGGGCCCTCCTCGCCTACCGCGCCGCCGGGGCGGCGGGAGCCTACGCAGCCGGGCTCGTCCTCGAGGCCCAGGGGCGGGCGGAGGAGGCGATCGCCGCCTACCGCCAGTCCCACGAGCCGGAGGCGAAGTGGCGGGCGGGGCGGCTCCTCGAGGCCCAGGGGCGCCCCCGCGACGCGATGGACCTCTATTGGGAGCTCGCCCGCGGCACCTCGCGCGTGCGCGACGATGCCGCCCTCCGCCTCTACCTCCTCCACCGGGAGCGGGGGGAGGCGACCCAGGCGGCGGACGCCGCCCGCCTCCTCTCCCCGGCCCTCGCCTGGCTCGCCGGCGTGCCGGCCGCTCCGTTCGCCACGGCCGCGGACCCACTCCCGTCGTTCCCCCCAGCCATGGCGCTGGCCGATGCCCTCCTCTCTGCGTCCCCGAGCGGGGACGGGCGGCAGTGGGCGGAGGTGGAGCTCGCGATCGCGGAGAGCCGCGGCTCCCCAGCCGACCGGCTCGCGATCGGCGAGTGGCACCTCCGGCACGGCGACTGGCGCGCCGCGTTCCGGGTCGGGAGCGGGGTCCTCCCGAGCGTCCCCTCCCCCCGCGCCTACCGCCTGGCCTATCCCCTGGCGTGGTGGGACACCGTGGTCCACTGGGCGGGGGAATACGGGGTGGATCCGTACCTCGTCCTCGCCGTGATCCGTGAGGAGAGCGGCTTTTCCCCCACCGCCGTCTCCTCCTCCGACGCCCGGGGCCTGATGCAGCTCCTCCCCTCCACCGCCCGCTGGATCGCGGAGGAGAAGCTCACGATCCCGTACCGGGAGGGGGACCTCTTCTCCCCCGCGGTCAACATCCAGCTCGGGACGTGGTACCTCGGCTCCCTCCTCCGCGAGTCGGGGGGGGACCTCGCGTGGGCCGTGGCCGCCTACAACGGGGGCCCGGGGAACCTCCGTCGGTGGACGGCCGGGGGGATCGCGAGCTCGGCCGACCTCCCGGCCCACCTCCGCGCGACCGAGACCCGCGAGTACCTGGGGAAGGTCCTCACGAGCTGGCTCACCTACCGTTGGCTGTACGGGAGTTGA
- the cysE gene encoding serine O-acetyltransferase, with translation MASRIRDDIAAMRARDPAARSSLEVVLCYPGLHAVWLHRIHHWLWNHRLRLLARVLAHGVRAATGVEIHPGARLGWRVTIDHGMGVVIGETAEVGNDVHLYSGVVLGGVSRKRGKRHPTIEDGVVIGAGAVLLGPIRVGEGARIGAGVVVRTDIPPHTTVVAPSPTIAVNSRTANGR, from the coding sequence GTGGCTAGCCGGATCCGCGACGACATCGCCGCGATGCGGGCCCGCGATCCGGCGGCGAGGTCCTCGCTCGAGGTCGTCCTCTGCTACCCCGGGCTCCATGCGGTGTGGCTGCACCGGATCCACCACTGGCTGTGGAATCACAGGCTGCGGCTTCTGGCGCGGGTCCTCGCCCACGGGGTGCGGGCCGCGACCGGGGTCGAGATCCACCCCGGGGCTCGGCTCGGATGGAGGGTGACGATCGACCACGGGATGGGGGTGGTGATCGGCGAGACGGCCGAGGTCGGGAACGACGTCCACCTCTACTCCGGGGTCGTCCTGGGCGGCGTGTCGCGGAAGCGCGGGAAGCGCCACCCGACGATCGAGGACGGGGTCGTGATCGGGGCGGGGGCGGTGCTCTTGGGGCCGATCCGGGTGGGGGAGGGGGCGCGGATCGGGGCCGGGGTTGTGGTGCGGACCGACATCCCGCCCCACACCACCGTGGTCGCCCCCTCCCCGACGATCGCCGTCAACTCCCGTACAGCCAACGGTAGGTGA